The Inediibacterium massiliense genome includes the window AATATAATATAAAATTATTGTACAGAAATGATATACTTGTTTTAGATATTGATAAAATTAAGCTTATAATGGTTAATAAATTAGAATACTTTAAATGATGATAAAGAAGGTTCTTAGGATAAAAAAGTTTGTAGATAGAATAGGAGGAAATATTTTGATTCATATTGGTTGTCATTTATCTATATCCAAAGGTTTTTACAAAGCAGTACAAGAGGCATTAAGTATTGATGCAAATACTTTTCAATTTTTTACGAGAAATCCAAGAGGAGGAAATGCAAAAGATTTAGATTTAGAGGATATCAAAAAATTAAATGAACTTATGAAACAAAATCATTTTGCACCGATTCTGGCTCATGCTCCTTATACAATGAATTTATGTTCATCTAAACCAGATATTCGTGAATTTGCAAAGAATATGTTAAAAGATGATTTAGAAAGGTTAAAATATATACCGAATAGTCTATATAATTTCCATCCAGGATCTCATACAGGACAAGGAGTAGAAAAGAGTATAGAGCAGATTATTGATGCTTTAAATGAAACGATCACAAATGATACAGAGACTTGGATTTTATTAGAAACTATGAGTGGAAAAGGAACCGAAGTGGGAAGATCCTTTGAAGAAATGAAACAAATTATAGATAGAGTCCAATATAATAAAATAGGTTTATGTCTAGATTCTTGTCATTTGTATTCAAGTGGGTATGATATTGTCAATGATTTAGATGGGGTGATTGAAGAGATTGATCAAAGAATAGGGATAGATAGGGTAAAGGCATTTCATTTAAATGATAGTAAACATGAACTAGGAAGTAATAAAGATCGTCATGAACTGATAGGAAAAGGAAAAATTGGGTTAGAGGCTATTGTAAATATTATTACGCATCCCAAACTATCTCATATTCCGTTTATTCTAGAAACACCGAATGATGTAGAAGGTCATGGAGAAGAAATAAAAATGCTAAAATATAGTTTGTCAGCAGACTGACTAAGAAATAAAATTCTTAGTCATTTTTTATTGTATATGGAAAGATAAGATAATTTTAATCACTATGGAAATTTTTAAAATGCTTTTCAAATATATGGAACCTTATGCAGATCATATCCATCTAATAAGTGTAATACTTAGCTAAGTAGAAAATAGGAGGATCATATGATGGAAATTATATCATTTTTCGATCATCGAAAAAAGACATCCGTATCTAAAGCAAAGAGTGGAGATCAACAAGCGTTTTTATCACTCATAGATGAAAATCGATTAAATATGTATAGAGTAGCTAGAGGAATTTTAAAAAATGAAGAAGATATAAAAGATGCTATTCAAAATACATTAATCAAAGCATTTGAGAATATATGCACTTTAAAAAAAGATAAGTATTTTAAAACTTGGTTAATAAGAATTTTAATCAATGAGTGCAATGAAACCATAAGAAAAAACAAAAGAAGTATTTCTCTAAATGAAAATATAAATCCTCTAAATGAAAAATATAATGATTGTTATCAAAATATGGATTTGATTCAAGCACTCCATTCATTAAATGAAGAATTGAGAGTGACCATTACATTATTTTATTTTGAGGATCTTTCTGTTAAGAACATATCACAAATTTTAGAAATTCCCCAAGGAACTGTTAAATCAAGACTGAATCGAGCAAGAACAAAGCTTAGAGAAATATTAGGGGAGGATGAATAATGATGATGAATGATGATAAGTTATTTGATAGAAAAATGAAAGAAAAATTTAAAAAGGAAGTTTTTGAAATTCCCCAAAATATGAATGAAGAATTCGAACATACTTTAACATGGATTAAAAATAAGGAGGTTTCCAATATGAAAAAAGTAAGTCACAAAAAAAGAGTAGGTGTCATAGCTGCATCTATTGTGTGTGTATTGTGTGCATCTACAATTATTATGCAAACTACATTTGCTCAAGAGATTGTTGATAAGATTATTAAAAGCTTATCTTTGAATAATATAACAATATTTGAGAATAAAGATTATAAGTGGGAGGATCAAGAAATACCAGAATCAGCTAAAGGAAAAGTATTTGATAAAGATGGGCATGTAATAGAAAAAATTACATTAGATAATAAAGATGAAATGTACAATGCAAATAGAGAAAAGGTTTTTGGTGTAGATCCTGATGGAACATTAATAACAGAAGCAGTACAAAGGGAAAATTTAGAAAGAAATGCTCAAGAGAATCCAGTAGATGATGTCATTGTAAAGGATTCTAAAAAGTTAAATGGATATACTCGCTTTGATGTAAAGTTACCAGCTTATGTACCAAAAGGTTTTGAATTTGATTATGGTGAGTTTTACAAAGATGATAATGGAGAGATCTTTGATGAAGCATGTGCTTTATATTTTATAAACCACAAGACAGAAGAAACAATATTTATATCTCAAACCTATATATGCGAAGAATCATCAGCGGAAACTGCATTTAACAACATTAAAAAAGTAAAGGTAAATGGTAAAGAGGCTATTGTAGGGGATGAAGGAATTGTTTGGGAAGCCAATGGAGTAAGATATTTAATGTATACGTATAATTTAGGTACAGATGAAAGTGTAAAAATTGCTGAATCTATTCAATAAAATAGAAAAAAAGTATATTTATAATAAGAGAGATATGAGTCAAATCATATCTCTTTTTTACATTGAAAATTTAAAGCATTTCTTTTTTGTGAAGAATGTAGATGATAAAAAATCCTACTACTATAAATATAGCTGTAAAAATACCTTCATACAATAAACTCATAAAAACACCTTCTTTTATGTATAGTATTTGCAAATAGAAACAAAATAAACTAAGACTTAAGTGAAGATGATAAAGAAGGTGTAAAAATGAGAATGTTAATAGAAGGTATAAAAATGAAAATATTAATAGAAGTAATCATTCAAACTTTTTTAGCTTTTTTTTCAATACTGTTTATTACAAGATTATTAGGTCGTCAACAGGTATCTCAATTAACCTTGTATGAATATATAAATGGAATCACATTTGGTTCTATTGCAGCAACTTTAGCTACAGATGTAAATCAAAAAACGTATCAGCATCTGGTAGGACTCACTCTATTTGGTCTTTTAACGGGGATTGTAGCTTATATTTCTTTAAAGAAAAGAAACTTTAGAAAATTAGTAGATGGAGAGCCTGTTATTGTGATTCAAGATGGAAAAATATTAGAGACAAATTTAAAAAGAACGAGATACAGTATAGATGATATCAATCAACTTTTGAGAGGAAAGGATTGTTTTTCAATAGATGAAGTAGCCTATGGACTTTTAGAGATCAACGGAGAAATGAGCATTATAAAAAGAGTAGATAAAAGAAATGTTACATTAGGGGATTTGAATTTAACAGGAGAGCAAGAAAGTATTCCTACAGAAATCATTATAGGAGGACAAATAATTTATGAGAATTTAAGAAAAAGAAAAATAACAGGAAAAGGCTTGATGGATCAGTTAAAAATGTATGGAGTAAAAAAAATAGATGAGGTCATGTATGCAAGCTTAGATGAATATGGAAAGTTATATGTAGACAAATATGATGATACATTAAGAAATCCATTAGATATAAGTGAAAATAATAAAGGAATATAGGACTGCAATTTGCAGTCCTATATTTGTGAAGATTGTTTTTTTATAAAATAATCAATAATATCTTCAAAAGAAATAATACCTATTACCTTATGATTTTCAATAACAGGCATGGCAACAATATTATTTTCTCTAAGACGCTTTGCAATAGATAAAATATGTTCATCCCTTTGTGCAGTAACTACGTTTTTACTCATTACCCATTCGATAGGACAACTTCCATAGTGTCCTGGATCTATTAAAAATCTATAAATATCTGCTTTTACAATCATTCCTACTAACTCATTTTCTTTATTGACGATAGGAGCGCCATTGATATTTTTTTCATTCATGATTTTTAAAACATCGAATACGGTATCTGTTATCATAAAGGTAATAGCAGGGCAACTCATAATTTCTTTTACGATCATAAAAAAATCCCCCTTTATTGCTTCTTATTTAGAAGTATTCTATATAAATGGAAAGAATTCCTCTTTTTTAATGATGTATTTTTAAGATATATACCCTTATTTTATTCAATACAATCAATTTGGTAAGAAACTTTATATTTACTGGTTTCATATAACTCTATTTCAATTCTAGGGTTTTTCTTATCTATGTAATCAAAAAGGAGGACAGGTTTTAATTGTTTATCATTTTCAATAATTCCACTTTTTTCTATGCCATCACAAATACTTTTTGGATAATTGTGTAGATCTCCCATTCTTTTGTCTGGAAAATATAATTTAATAATGGTAATAATATTTCCTGTTAAAGGAGATCCATCATATTGTTGATTGATATATCCTGCAATTTTATTTTCATAGGCAATATATTTACTGTGTTTCCCTTCCTTGGGCATCCATACTTGTCCATGAATATTTTTAAGTTTAAAATTTGATTTGCTAATGGGTTTTCCTGGCACAGTAATTTTAATCATTTTTACACCTCCAAGGATATTCTAACACATAAGGTGCATATAATAAATTAAAGAAATGGTAATAATCTATACAAATATACATAAGGATGTGATCATTTTATGGATAGATTATTGAAGTGGATTAAATATATTTTTGTAGGACTTACTATTTTTGTTGTAATTGAAAAATTTATATTTGGATTAACGATTGTACAAGGTATGTCTATGCAACCCACCCTTCACAATCATGATAAACTTTTTGTGAATAAAATAGCATATTTTTTGGAAAATCCTCATCATGGAGATATTGTAATTTTTAATCCTCCTATTGATGAAAGAAAAGATGAGCTTTTTATTAAAAGGGTCATTGCAGTAGAAGGAGATGAATTTTCAATTCAAGAAGGAAAATTATACATTAATGGAAAAGAAATAGAGGAATCCTACATTCAGCACGAAAACTATGAAGAAAGGTTTTATGAAGTGACAAAAGGGCAGGTACCAAAAGGTATGGTATTTGTTATGGGAGACAATAGAAATGACAGCAATGATAGTAGATGTTTTGGATTTGTTCCTAAAAAAAATATAAAAGGAAAAGCAAATATAAGAATATGGCCTATGGATGCTATACAAACTTTTTCAAATACTGAGAAGACAAATTAGTCTTCTTTTTTATTTACAAATAAAGAATCCATGAACTTTTCTAAAAAATATGCATAAAGATAAGTAAAAGGAAAAATTATAAAAATCAAGGAAAATATGAATATATTATGAATAAACTATACTAAAGGTATGGATCATGATAAAGGGGGAAGTTTATGAATCAGAGGAAAGAACTTTCTTATTTACAATTAAAAAAAAGTTATAACCCCGAGGATTTTTCTTTTTATTCTACAGAAGAATTAGATGCATTAGATGGAATTATAGGACAAAATAGAGCTGAAAAATCAATGGAGTTTGGACTTCGTGTAAAAAATACAAAATATAATATATTTGTTACTGGACTGAAGGGAACAGGGAAAAAAAGCTATATTCAAAAAATAGTGAGAGAAAAAGCTCAAAAAGAGGATATTCCAGATGATTGGTGTTATGTATATAATTTCTATGATCCTAATAGTCCTATTTCCATTCATATGTCTGCTGGAATGGGAAGAATATTTTCAGAAGATATGGATCAATTAGTAAAAGAGCTTCTAGAAGAAGTTCCAAAGGCTTTTTCTGATGAAGAATATGAATTAGAAAAAGCAGAAATTATAAAAGAATACAAGCAAAGTCGGGAGCTTCTTTTAGATGAGTTATCCAAATATTGTTTAGAAAATGGATTTACTATTAAAAGCACAACTAAAGGATTTGCCCTAACACCTACTCAAGATGGAGAAGCAATGAGTGATGAGGCGTATGAAAAATTAGATGAAGAAGAAAGAAAAAAAATAGAAAAAAAAGCACAAGATGTTGAAAAGAAAGCTTTAGAATTTTTGAAAAAAATAAAAGGAATAGAAAGTATTACAAAGGATGAAATTTTAAAGCTTGATCAAATAGTAGCTAAAGAAATTATAAAACCTTATATGGATGTATTATTCAATAAATATAAGGAATATAAAAAAATTATAAACTATTTACAAGATGTACAAGAGGATATGATAGAAAATATATATGATTTTGATTTATCAGAAAGTGAAAGAGAAGAGAAAGAAGAGAATTTTTTAAAGAGATATAAAGTAAATATTTTTATTGATAATAGTGAAAATGAAGGAGCTCCTGTAGTGATTGAATACAATCCTACTTATAATAATCTTATAGGTAAGGTTGAATATGAAAATGAACAAGGATCTTTAAAAACTGATTTTACTATGATTCGACCAGGAGCTATTCATAAGGCTAATGGAGGATACTTGATTTTGCAAGCTAGTGAAATTTTAATGAATGTAAAATCTTGGGATACTTTAAAAAGAATTATGCGAACAGGGACAATTAAGATAGAAAGTTTAAGAACCCAACTGGGTGTTGTAGATATTGTTTCTTTAAAACCAGAAGCTATTCCTATTTCTATGAAAGTAATATTAGTAGGAAATCCATACCTGTATAGTCTTTTATATGCTTATGATGAGGATTTTGAAAAACTATTTAAAATAAAGGTAGATTTTGATTCTGTCATGGATGCTACCATGAGCCGTGCAAAAAAAATGGCAAGATTTTGTAAATTTTTTTGTACAAAAGAAAATATAAGGCATTTAGATCCTAGTGGAGTAGCAAAAATATTAGAATATAGCCATAAAATAGCTGGAAGCCAGAAAAAATTTACTACAAGATTTAATAAAATTGTGGAATTATTGATTGAAGCAGATGTTTGGGCAGAACTAGACAAAAGTTTGTTGATTACAAGAGATCATATAAAAAAGGCATATTTGGAAAAAATATATAGAAATAATAAAATAGAAGATAAAATTGAAGAAATGTATCATACAGGAAAAATTTTATTTAATTTAAAAGGAAAAGAAGTAGGCAGAATATATGGTTTATCAGTTCTTGATCTTGGAGACTTGATGTGTGGAAAGCCTACGGCTATCACTGTTACCACTTTCTGTGGAGGAAAAGGCATCATTAATATTGAAAGAGAAGTCAAAATGAGTGGAAGTATTCATGATAAGGGTGTCATGATTTTAGAAGGCTATTTAAGTGAAAAGTTCGCTCAAGAGTATCCTTTAAGTGTAACTGCTAAAATTTGCTTTGAACAAAGCTATAGTGGAATAGATGGAGATAGTGCTTCTAGTACAGAACTTTATGGAATTTTATCTAGTTTAAGTGATGTTCCTATTTTTCAAGAAATTGCAGTAACAGGATCTGTAAATCAAAAAGGTGAAATACAACCTGTAGGAGGAGTAAGTGAAAAGATAGAGGGCTTTTTTTCATTATGTAAGCATTTTGGCTTAACAGGAAAACAGGGTGTAATGATTCCATATCAAAATATCGATGATCTTGTCTTATTTGATGAAGTAATTGATGCAGTGAAAGAAGGAAAGTTTCATATTTATCCTATTTCTAATATTGAGGAAGGGATAGAAATTCTAACAGGAATATCCTTTAATGAAATTTGTAAAAGATGTAGAGAAAAATTAAATAAATTTAGAAGCAATATAGAAAATAAAAATCATAAAGAAAAGAGAATAAAAAGAAGGTAGAAACTTTACTTAGTTTCTATCTTCTTTTTGTTTTCAAGAGAGATGGATAGATCAACACTAGGATTTTTGATGCCATTTAAAAGAGCATCATATAAATTAGTAAGCTCTATTTGTTTTGCAAAATTATCTTTCATACAAAATTTACTAACCAAAATTTGATGAACACTTCCTATAAAGATCAATGAAGAAAGATATGGATCTATATTTCTAAAAAGATTTTTATGAATACCTTCCTCGATGATTGTGGCAATAAATTGGACGGTTGCTTCTCTTTGTCTTTGCATTATTTTTGTTATCTCTACACCAATATATTGGGATTCATGTATAAATATATGTGCCAGATCTCCAAATTTTTTCATACATTCTTCTTCTAATACAATATATATTCTTAATTTTTCAATAACAGATTCTTCGTTTTTCATAGATGTTACAAGGTTACGAAAATACACATCTGTATAATATTGAATCATTTTTAAAAATAAATCTTGTTTATTTTTAAAATATTCATAAATTGTACCTTTACCAATACCTGCTTCCGAAGCAATGGTACTTACTTTGGCTTTATGAAAACCGTCTTTACAGAATACTTTCATGGCTGATTGAATAATCATTATTTGTTTTTTATTCAAATTAGACATAATAACCTCCAACTTTATAATACTAATGGATTTCTTTAATAGGTTCTTTTTTTCTTTTAAATTTGGATTTTATCTTGGATGATAAATCATCAAAGATAGTATATACAACAGGAATAAAAGATAAAGTAAGAACTGTAGACAAACTAAGACCTCCTACTACGACTGTAGCCATTGGTGCTTGAGTAGAAGCACCTTCTCCTATTCCTAAAGCCAAAGGAAGTAATCCAAGTACCGTTGTAAGTGTTGTCATTAAAATAGGTCTAAATCTTGTAGAAGCAGCCTTTTGAATAGCTTCTGTCCTAGCTACTCCGGTTTGTCTTAATTGATTGATATAATCTACTAAAACAATGGCATTGTTTACAACAATTCCAGCCAGCATAATAATACCTATAAAAGCTGGAACAGATAAAGCTCTATGTGTTAAGAAAAGGCCTATAAATCCTCCAGATAAAGCAAATGGAACAGAAAGCATAACTGTAAAAGGATGCAATAAAGATTCAAATTGTGAGGCTAATATCATATATACAAGAATAATCGAAAGAATTAACGCTTTTACAAGGCTTGAAAAGGCTTCTATCATATCTTGTTGTTGTCCTGTAAAATTATATCTATATCCTGATGGAAGATTATAATCATCAAGCTTTCTTTTGATATCATCTGTTACAGATTTCAAATCTCTTCCATGTAAGTCCGAAGAAATAGTAACTGTTCTTACTTGATCAATTCTTTTAATTTGAGTAGGAGAGTTCCCATATTCGATGGTTGCAATCTGACCGATGGGAACTACCATACCTGTAGGAGTTTTAACCAAAATTTGTTTCATGTTTTCAATAGATGACTTTACATGATCTTGTAAAGAAACATTTACATCGATTTCATCTCCATCGAATTTAAAAGTAGTAGCTTTTGATCCATCTATTGAGCTTTTTAAAATATTTGCCAAGTCAGAGGTTGTAATTCCGTAAAAGGAAGCTACATCTCTATTTAAAATAATTCGTGCTTCTGGTTCACCTTCCTCTGTATCTGAAGATACATCTGCTGTACCAGGTACAGATTTTACAAATTGTTCAAAGTCTGAACCAATAGATTTTAAAAGATCTATATCATCTCCTTTGATTTCAATTTGTATAGCAGAACTTTGAGGACCGCCTCCTCCCATAGAAGAAGATTCACTTACTTTAATATCTGCTCCAGGAATCATTTCAACTTTCTTTCTTACTTCATTGACAATTTCTTCTGTAGATCTTTTTCGTTCTTCTTGTTTTTTTAGGGCCCCAATAACTGTTGAGCTATTAGAAGCTGAAGTTGAAAAGCCTTCACTAGAAGAAACCATCGTAAACACTTTTTCTTTTTCTGGGATTGCTTTTACAATGTTTTCTACCTGTGCAACAATATGGTTGGTATCTTCAAGACTTGTTCCAAATGGAACTTCAATATTTACAGTAAACATACCTTCATCTTCTTTTGGAAAAAACTCAGCTCCAATGAGGCCAACTAAAGCAGAAGACGCAACAAATATAAAAAGACCTATGAAAATAGTTGTTTTTCTATGGTGTAATGAAAAATTTAATATTTTTCCATAAATATCTCCTAATTTATCAATAAAAAGAGAAAATAGATCTAATAATTTTCCGATAGATAAACCCGAATGTTTTCTCGATTTTACTTCTCCTACTTTTAGAATTTTGGAAGAAAGCATAGGTACAATGGTTAAAGATATAAGTAAAGATGCAATTAATGAAAATGTAACTGTAAAGGACAATTGTTTAAATACAATAGCAGTGAATCCTTGTACAAATACAATAGGTAAAAATACGGCAATAGTAGTCATTGTAGAAGCAAATACTGCCATACCTACTTCTTTGGCTCCATAGATTGCAGCTTCTTTGATAGATGTACCTTCTTCTCTAAGACGATAAATATTTTCTAAAACAACAATAGAGTTGTCTACAAGCATTCCTATACCTAATGCCAATCCTCCTAAAGAAATAAGATTGATGGTTAAGCCTCCAAAGTACATAAGAGCAAAGGTTGCAACGATAGATATAGGAATAGCGATACCGACAATAAAAGTAGAACGTAGATTTCGTAGGAAAAGGTATAGAATTACAACGGCTAAAAGTCCTCCTATAACAGCATTTTCAGTAACATTACGAATAGATTTATTAATAAATTCTGATTGATCTACTCCTACTGTAATATTAATTTGAGGGTAGTCATTTTCTACAACAGCTATTTCTTGTAATACTTTTTGAGCAACTTTAACAGTATTTGCTACAGATTGTTTTTTGATAGCAATACCGATTGCATTTTTATTATTCACGCGAATTAAACTTTCTTTGTCCTTGTAATCTAAAGTAATCGTAGAAACATCTGAAAGCTTGATGATTTCCCCACTTTTAAGAACAATAGGAACATTTTCAATATCTTCTACAGATTTAAATTCTCCTGTGGTTCTAGCCAAAAGCTCTTTAGAACCTGTATGAACTTTTCCTCCTGGGAGATTCATATTTTCAGATCTTAATACATTTTGAATTTGAGACAATGAAAGTCCATAGCCAGATAATTTATCTTGATCAATTTTAATTTTTACTTCTTTCTCATTTCCTCCATAAGTATCTACAGAGGCTACACCGTCAATTCTTTCAAACCTAGATACAATTTCATCTTCTACAAGAGATTGAAGCTTGCCTTCTTCTAAATTAGAAGAAACACCTAATTGTATAATAGGCTGAGCATTTGGGTCTATTTTTAATACCATTGGAGTAGATGCATCATCAGGGAGCATTTTTTTTACTAAATCAACTTTTTCTCTCATCTCAAGGGAGGCCATATCCATATCTGCACTAGATTCGAATTCAGCCACTACAATAGAACTTCCTTCTCTAGAATAAGAAGAAATTTTCTTAAGTTTACTAACAGTTGCTACAGATTGTTCAATAGGTTTAGTAATTAATGTTTCAATTTCCTCAGGAGCTGCACCGCTATAGTTTACAGATACAATAGCTACTGGAATTTCCATTTCTGGATATAGATCTATAGGAAGTAGTGTAAGACATACGGTACCTAATAATACAGCAATAAGCATAAACATTAGAGTAGTGACAGGTCTGTTTACAGATGTTTTTGATACATTCATATAATCAACTCCTATTTTTTAATTTTTACTTTATTGCCATCATCTAAGTAGTTTTGACCTTTTGTCACAATTACATCTCCTTCTTTGAGTCCTTTTGTAACTTCTACTTCTTTTCCGTTGTCTAATCCTAAATGTACTTCTTTAGCTTTTGCTGTATTTTTGTTTACTACAAATACTACTTGATTTCCTTCCTTCGTAATAACTGCATCAGATGGAATGATAATAATATTGTCTTTTTTCTCAGAAACAATATGAATTTCTGCAAACATCCCTGCTTTAATCAAAGTATCTTTATTTTCTAAAGAGACTTTTAATGGATAGGTCAATTCATTTTTATTTGGAGCAGGAGAAAGAGCAGATATTTTTCCTTTAAAAGGTTTTTCGTTTGCAGATTTTATGAATACATCTACTGTATCTCCTAGATGAACTTTGTTGATCATATTTTCTGATATATTTGTTTCGATCATAACTGTATGAATATTTGCAATAGTAAGAGCAGGAGCACCTACAGATGCCATCTCTCCTTCATTAATATTTACAGAAGTAACAAAACCTGAAATAGGGGCTGTAATGGTACAATCTGTAAGACGAGAATTTGCAGAATCTAAAGCAGCCTTTGCTTGAGCGAGCTGTGCTTTAACTACTAAAAGATTTGTATCAGAAGCGGAAAACTCAGCTTGCTCATATTGCTGCAAAGATATGGCTCCTTCTTCGTATAAATTCTTATTTCTCTCAAAATTTTTCTTTGCCATATCCATTTGTTCTTGAGTACGAGCTAAATTTGCCAAAGCTACTTCATATGCAGCTTTAGATTGTTTTATAGAATTGATTACATCTTCTTTATCTAATTCAAACAAAACAGCTCCCTTTTGAACTTGATCACCAAGTTCAATATGTACTTTGGTTACTTTTCCAGGAGTTTTTGGAGCAATGCTTGATTCTTCCATAGGTTTTATTTTTCCTGATAGAGTTGTTTTTAGAATAATAGATTTTTTTTGTGCAGTAGATGTTTTTACAGTAACTAATTTTTCTTCTTTTGCAGCAACAGTTTCTTTTTTTGTGCATCCAGTGAAAAATAATGTGATGCAAAGGATTGCTGAGATTAATAAAATCATTTTTTTGTTCATTTTATCCCTCCAAAACTGACCAGTCGGTCAAAATATTTCACGTTTAATTGTATATACATAGAATATAGAAGTCAAGGAAAAAATACAAATATTTGGATGTATACAATATAAAAGATTTTATATTTTCATGTATAATAGAGATAGTATTTTAAAAAGAGGTGGTTACATGATTATAGGTGCTTGTAGTGTAGAATTATTGATGTATGAACCGAATTCTTTAAAAGAAAAAAGACACATTATAAAAAGCTTGATAGGAAGAATACAATCAAGATTTAATGTATCAGTAGCAGAAGTAGGTGAGAATGAAAAATGGAGAAGTGCATTGATTGGATTTGCTTGTGTAACGAATACTACAAAACATGCCAATCAAATGATTAATAATATTATAA containing:
- a CDS encoding efflux RND transporter permease subunit, producing MNVSKTSVNRPVTTLMFMLIAVLLGTVCLTLLPIDLYPEMEIPVAIVSVNYSGAAPEEIETLITKPIEQSVATVSKLKKISSYSREGSSIVVAEFESSADMDMASLEMREKVDLVKKMLPDDASTPMVLKIDPNAQPIIQLGVSSNLEEGKLQSLVEDEIVSRFERIDGVASVDTYGGNEKEVKIKIDQDKLSGYGLSLSQIQNVLRSENMNLPGGKVHTGSKELLARTTGEFKSVEDIENVPIVLKSGEIIKLSDVSTITLDYKDKESLIRVNNKNAIGIAIKKQSVANTVKVAQKVLQEIAVVENDYPQINITVGVDQSEFINKSIRNVTENAVIGGLLAVVILYLFLRNLRSTFIVGIAIPISIVATFALMYFGGLTINLISLGGLALGIGMLVDNSIVVLENIYRLREEGTSIKEAAIYGAKEVGMAVFASTMTTIAVFLPIVFVQGFTAIVFKQLSFTVTFSLIASLLISLTIVPMLSSKILKVGEVKSRKHSGLSIGKLLDLFSLFIDKLGDIYGKILNFSLHHRKTTIFIGLFIFVASSALVGLIGAEFFPKEDEGMFTVNIEVPFGTSLEDTNHIVAQVENIVKAIPEKEKVFTMVSSSEGFSTSASNSSTVIGALKKQEERKRSTEEIVNEVRKKVEMIPGADIKVSESSSMGGGGPQSSAIQIEIKGDDIDLLKSIGSDFEQFVKSVPGTADVSSDTEEGEPEARIILNRDVASFYGITTSDLANILKSSIDGSKATTFKFDGDEIDVNVSLQDHVKSSIENMKQILVKTPTGMVVPIGQIATIEYGNSPTQIKRIDQVRTVTISSDLHGRDLKSVTDDIKRKLDDYNLPSGYRYNFTGQQQDMIEAFSSLVKALILSIILVYMILASQFESLLHPFTVMLSVPFALSGGFIGLFLTHRALSVPAFIGIIMLAGIVVNNAIVLVDYINQLRQTGVARTEAIQKAASTRFRPILMTTLTTVLGLLPLALGIGEGASTQAPMATVVVGGLSLSTVLTLSFIPVVYTIFDDLSSKIKSKFKRKKEPIKEIH
- a CDS encoding efflux RND transporter periplasmic adaptor subunit; amino-acid sequence: MNKKMILLISAILCITLFFTGCTKKETVAAKEEKLVTVKTSTAQKKSIILKTTLSGKIKPMEESSIAPKTPGKVTKVHIELGDQVQKGAVLFELDKEDVINSIKQSKAAYEVALANLARTQEQMDMAKKNFERNKNLYEEGAISLQQYEQAEFSASDTNLLVVKAQLAQAKAALDSANSRLTDCTITAPISGFVTSVNINEGEMASVGAPALTIANIHTVMIETNISENMINKVHLGDTVDVFIKSANEKPFKGKISALSPAPNKNELTYPLKVSLENKDTLIKAGMFAEIHIVSEKKDNIIIIPSDAVITKEGNQVVFVVNKNTAKAKEVHLGLDNGKEVEVTKGLKEGDVIVTKGQNYLDDGNKVKIKK
- a CDS encoding DUF503 domain-containing protein; the encoded protein is MYNRDSILKRGGYMIIGACSVELLMYEPNSLKEKRHIIKSLIGRIQSRFNVSVAEVGENEKWRSALIGFACVTNTTKHANQMINNIIKFIEGDNRVEIVKWDMEIL